From Companilactobacillus heilongjiangensis, one genomic window encodes:
- a CDS encoding aminotransferase class I/II-fold pyridoxal phosphate-dependent enzyme: MIVCNPHNPSGHIWDKATLTKIGQMAKQHNVLIISDEIHGDLTMPGHDYVPFASLDSDVTDNSISLVSPSKTFNVAILHAATMIIPNEQLRQRATRAVSVDGINEPGIWQSMPQLQLILKVTNGFMNCVNISKVIVNIWKNLFKIISPKSKLSQLNQPIWHGSIVDN; this comes from the coding sequence ATGATTGTCTGCAATCCGCACAATCCAAGTGGTCATATTTGGGATAAGGCAACGTTAACTAAGATTGGGCAGATGGCTAAGCAACATAATGTCCTAATTATTTCTGATGAAATTCATGGCGATTTAACGATGCCAGGTCACGACTATGTTCCATTTGCTTCATTAGATTCTGATGTGACTGACAATAGTATTTCCCTAGTTTCACCAAGTAAAACGTTTAATGTGGCTATTCTGCACGCCGCAACAATGATTATTCCAAATGAACAATTGCGTCAAAGAGCTACCAGAGCTGTTTCCGTTGACGGTATAAATGAACCTGGAATTTGGCAGTCGATGCCTCAATTGCAGCTTATACTGAAGGTCACGAATGGCTTCATGAATTGCGTAAATATATCCAAGGTAATCGTGAATATTTGGAAAAATTTGTTCAAGATAATATCCCCGAAATCAAAGTTATCCCAGCTGAATCAACCTATCTGGCATGGATCGATTGTCGACAATTGA
- a CDS encoding aminotransferase class I/II-fold pyridoxal phosphate-dependent enzyme, whose product MQGNREYLEKFVQDNIPEIKVIPAESTYLAWIDCRQLTDKSDDFNQFLRDETGLYLAEGTKYRGNGNCFLRMNLATPRCNVEDGVERLRKGINKFTNRK is encoded by the coding sequence ATCCAAGGTAATCGTGAATATTTGGAAAAATTTGTTCAAGATAATATCCCCGAAATCAAAGTTATCCCAGCTGAATCAACCTATCTGGCATGGATCGATTGTCGACAATTGACTGATAAATCGGATGACTTTAATCAATTCTTGCGTGACGAAACTGGTTTGTATTTGGCTGAAGGTACTAAGTATCGTGGCAATGGGAACTGTTTCTTAAGAATGAATTTGGCTACACCTAGATGTAACGTTGAAGATGGTGTTGAGAGATTGAGAAAAGGTATTAATAAGTTTACTAATAGGAAATAA